A DNA window from Mesorhizobium sp. C432A contains the following coding sequences:
- a CDS encoding sugar ABC transporter ATP-binding protein, translated as MNYSDPSIVATAPFLGLENVRKTYPGVVALDGFSMEVRPGEVIGLVGENGAGKSTLMKILGGVTRPDSGAITVDGVAHDGLTVEGSLGSGIAFVHQELNLFENLDVAANIFFGREPLRGGPLRLVDRAKLREMVAPLLKRVGANFSADTPVASLSLAQQQMVEIAKALSIKARLVILDEPTSSLPLAETDKLLDVIKALKADGISVIFISHRLHEVERVADRVVVLRDGMLAGTLPKSAINHDQMVKLMIGRMLKEREKASEAARAPGATALSAKAIRTPAYPARPVDLDIRRGEILGLAGLVGSGRTELARVFFGIDSTLGGGLELDGKPLVLGSAADAVAHGIFLVPEDRKLTGILLDLSIAQNISLPNLPAHAKRRLVSASSEAATAEKQKTNLGIKAPSVQTRTGTLSGGNQQKVVLGKWLAMNPKVMILDEPTRGIDIGAKAEIYGLMRALADAGVAVLMISSDMEEVIGVSDRIAVMHEGQISGILDKEQFSQENVLLLAVGKPAN; from the coding sequence ATGAATTATTCCGACCCATCCATCGTCGCAACCGCCCCGTTCCTCGGCCTCGAGAACGTGCGCAAGACCTATCCGGGCGTGGTGGCGCTGGACGGCTTTTCCATGGAGGTCAGGCCGGGCGAGGTGATCGGCCTGGTCGGCGAAAACGGCGCCGGCAAATCGACCTTGATGAAGATCCTCGGCGGCGTCACCAGGCCGGACAGCGGCGCCATCACCGTCGACGGCGTTGCGCATGACGGGCTCACCGTCGAAGGCAGCCTGGGGTCGGGCATCGCCTTCGTCCACCAGGAACTCAATCTCTTCGAAAACCTCGATGTTGCCGCCAATATCTTCTTCGGCCGCGAGCCGTTGCGCGGCGGGCCGCTGAGATTGGTCGACCGCGCCAAGCTGCGCGAAATGGTGGCGCCACTGCTGAAGCGCGTCGGCGCCAATTTCTCCGCCGATACGCCGGTTGCCTCGCTGTCGCTGGCGCAGCAGCAGATGGTCGAGATCGCCAAGGCACTGTCGATCAAGGCGCGGCTGGTGATCCTCGACGAGCCGACGTCGAGCCTGCCGCTCGCCGAAACCGACAAGCTGCTCGACGTCATCAAGGCGCTGAAGGCCGATGGCATCAGCGTCATCTTCATTTCGCACCGGCTGCATGAAGTCGAGCGCGTCGCCGACCGCGTCGTGGTGCTGCGCGACGGCATGCTGGCTGGCACCTTGCCGAAGAGCGCCATCAACCACGACCAGATGGTCAAGCTGATGATCGGCCGCATGCTGAAGGAGCGCGAGAAGGCCTCCGAGGCGGCTCGGGCGCCGGGCGCCACGGCGCTCTCGGCCAAAGCCATCCGCACCCCCGCCTACCCTGCCCGGCCGGTCGACCTCGACATCAGGCGCGGTGAAATCCTCGGCCTGGCCGGCCTTGTCGGTTCCGGCCGCACCGAACTGGCGCGGGTGTTCTTCGGCATCGACAGCACGCTTGGCGGTGGGCTCGAACTCGACGGCAAGCCGCTTGTACTGGGTTCGGCGGCCGATGCGGTCGCGCATGGCATTTTCCTGGTTCCGGAAGACCGCAAGCTGACCGGCATTTTGCTTGACCTGTCGATCGCGCAGAACATCTCGCTGCCCAACCTGCCGGCGCATGCGAAGCGTCGACTGGTGTCGGCAAGCTCCGAGGCCGCCACCGCAGAGAAGCAGAAGACGAATCTCGGCATCAAAGCGCCGTCGGTGCAGACGCGCACCGGCACGCTGTCGGGCGGCAACCAGCAGAAGGTGGTGCTGGGCAAATGGCTGGCGATGAACCCGAAGGTGATGATCCTCGATGAGCCGACGCGCGGCATCGATATCGGCGCCAAGGCCGAGATTTACGGGCTGATGCGAGCCTTGGCCGATGCCGGCGTCGCCGTGCTGATGATCTCCAGCGACATGGAAGAGGTGATCGGCGTGTCCGACCGCATCGCCGTCATGCATGAGGGCCAGATCTCGGGCATTCTCGACAAGGAACAATTCAGCCAGGAAAACGTGCTGTTGCTGGCGGTCGGCAAGCCGGCAAACTAG
- a CDS encoding ABC transporter permease, with translation MSKKDLGLLILILAVGAVVTAINPRFLLPINLANTSNLIGLFGILAIGQAFVIITGGIELSVGSLVALLGTLFIDFIAVRDMPWPVALPLILVLGGIIGLAHGWLITRLKLQPFVVTLCGLLIYRGVARFYTADGTAGFAFGQNFPELEFLTAGRSYGVPNSFIALIVISIVMWVVLHRSVFGRYLYAIGKNEEAAKYSGIRTGRVVMAAYVICGVLTALSAIYFAMYTRSISPASHGQFYELYAIAAAVLGGFSLRGGEGSLVGVILGTVLLQELQNLVNLLGIPSSLNFAVMGGVILIGVLVDQQWGVFRARRLMLDASRKTVAAE, from the coding sequence ATGAGCAAAAAAGATCTCGGCCTGCTGATCCTGATCCTGGCGGTCGGCGCCGTGGTGACCGCCATCAACCCGCGCTTCCTTTTGCCGATCAACCTCGCCAACACCTCGAACCTGATCGGCCTGTTCGGGATCCTCGCCATCGGCCAGGCCTTCGTCATCATTACCGGCGGCATCGAATTGTCGGTGGGATCGCTGGTGGCGCTGCTCGGCACGCTGTTCATCGATTTCATCGCCGTGCGCGACATGCCATGGCCGGTGGCGCTGCCGCTGATCCTGGTGCTGGGCGGCATCATCGGGCTGGCGCATGGCTGGCTGATCACAAGGCTGAAATTGCAGCCCTTCGTGGTGACGCTGTGCGGCCTTTTGATCTATCGCGGGGTCGCCCGTTTCTATACCGCCGACGGCACCGCCGGCTTCGCCTTCGGCCAGAATTTTCCCGAGCTCGAATTCCTCACCGCGGGCCGCAGCTATGGCGTGCCCAACAGCTTCATCGCACTGATCGTCATTTCGATCGTCATGTGGGTGGTGCTGCACCGCTCGGTGTTCGGACGCTACCTCTATGCCATCGGCAAGAACGAAGAGGCGGCGAAATATTCGGGAATTCGCACCGGCCGTGTCGTCATGGCCGCCTATGTCATCTGCGGCGTGCTGACGGCGCTGTCGGCGATCTATTTCGCCATGTACACGCGCTCGATCTCGCCGGCCAGCCACGGCCAGTTCTACGAGCTCTACGCCATTGCCGCCGCCGTTCTCGGCGGCTTCTCGCTGCGCGGCGGCGAAGGCTCGCTGGTCGGCGTCATCCTGGGCACCGTGCTGCTGCAGGAGTTGCAGAACCTGGTCAATCTGCTCGGCATCCCGTCCTCGCTCAACTTCGCGGTGATGGGCGGCGTGATCCTGATCGGCGTGCTGGTCGACCAGCAATGGGGCGTGTTCCGCGCAAGGCGGCTGATGCTCGATGCCAGCCGGAAGACTGTCGCGGCGGAGTAG
- the phnN gene encoding phosphonate metabolism protein/1,5-bisphosphokinase (PRPP-forming) PhnN has protein sequence MMVSASIERELSSEAFPLRNGVFVAVVGPSGAGKDTVIGYARTLFADETRLEFVRRVITRPSDAASEDHDTLADAAFVEAEADGAFAISWEAHGLRYGIPADVDSSIANGYVAVANVSRAVIPVLRERYANLAVVEITASPEILAERLAQRGRESRGEVLARLARSANIALSGSGVTSIDNGGQREAAGERFAEVLRNAMAFSDISGVM, from the coding sequence CTGATGGTCTCGGCGTCGATCGAGCGCGAACTCAGCAGCGAGGCCTTTCCGCTCCGCAACGGCGTGTTTGTCGCCGTCGTCGGCCCGAGTGGCGCCGGCAAGGATACGGTAATCGGTTATGCCCGCACCTTGTTTGCCGACGAGACGAGGCTGGAGTTCGTCCGCCGGGTCATCACCAGGCCGAGCGATGCGGCAAGCGAGGATCACGACACGCTGGCCGACGCGGCCTTTGTCGAAGCCGAGGCCGACGGCGCCTTCGCCATTTCCTGGGAGGCGCACGGCCTGCGCTACGGCATTCCGGCCGATGTCGACTCGTCCATCGCCAACGGCTATGTCGCGGTCGCCAATGTCTCGCGCGCAGTCATCCCGGTGCTGCGGGAGCGCTATGCCAATCTGGCTGTCGTCGAGATCACCGCCTCGCCGGAAATCCTCGCCGAGCGTCTCGCCCAGCGCGGCCGCGAATCGCGCGGCGAAGTGCTGGCTCGGCTCGCCCGCAGCGCCAATATCGCTTTGTCCGGCTCCGGCGTCACCTCGATCGACAATGGCGGCCAGCGCGAAGCCGCCGGAGAACGCTTCGCCGAGGTGCTGCGCAATGCGATGGCCTTCTCGGATATATCCGGCGTGATGTAG
- a CDS encoding alpha-D-ribose 1-methylphosphonate 5-triphosphate diphosphatase, with translation MTAETVLHNARIVLADEIVEGSLVLRDGFISGVDAGTGHTGGSMGGEDMGGDYIIPGLVELHTDHLEGHYAPRPKVRWNPIAAVLAHDAQVATAGITTVLDALRVGMDEDANITSDDIRKLAGAIEDSVAKDRLRADHFLHLRCEVSAPDCLRAFANFDGDERVKLASLMDHAPGQRQFVNLETYAHYYQRKLKLTDRDFQLFCEKRMSESAKNSGPNRVAISAACNERGIVLASHDDATSGHVDEAIEQGVRVAEFPTTLEAAKASKDAGLGVLMGAPNVMRGSSHSGNVSARTLAGDGLLDILSSDYIPFSLIQSAFFLGDVVEGISLPQAVAMVSKNPAEAIGLNDRGVIEQGRRADLVRVRVDDHVPVVRTVWRQGRRVA, from the coding sequence ATGACCGCCGAAACTGTTCTCCACAACGCCCGCATCGTGCTTGCCGACGAGATCGTCGAAGGGTCGCTCGTGCTGCGCGACGGTTTTATCTCCGGCGTCGACGCCGGCACCGGCCACACCGGCGGGAGCATGGGCGGCGAGGACATGGGCGGCGACTACATCATTCCCGGCCTGGTCGAGCTGCACACTGACCATCTCGAAGGCCACTATGCGCCGCGCCCGAAAGTGCGCTGGAACCCGATCGCCGCCGTCCTTGCCCATGACGCGCAGGTGGCCACCGCCGGCATCACCACCGTCCTCGACGCGTTGCGTGTCGGCATGGACGAGGACGCGAATATTACCTCCGACGACATCCGCAAGCTCGCCGGCGCGATCGAGGACAGCGTCGCGAAAGACCGGTTGCGGGCCGACCATTTCCTGCACCTGCGCTGCGAGGTCTCGGCGCCGGATTGCTTGCGGGCTTTCGCCAATTTCGATGGCGACGAGCGGGTCAAGCTGGCCTCGCTGATGGACCATGCGCCGGGACAGCGTCAGTTCGTCAATCTCGAGACCTACGCCCATTACTATCAGCGCAAGCTGAAATTGACCGATCGCGACTTCCAATTGTTCTGCGAAAAGCGGATGTCGGAATCGGCGAAGAATTCGGGACCGAACCGGGTGGCGATATCAGCCGCCTGCAACGAGCGGGGCATTGTGCTGGCGAGCCATGACGACGCCACATCAGGCCATGTCGACGAGGCGATCGAGCAGGGCGTGCGCGTCGCGGAATTCCCGACCACGCTGGAAGCCGCCAAGGCCTCGAAGGATGCCGGGCTCGGCGTACTGATGGGCGCGCCCAACGTCATGCGCGGCTCCTCGCATTCGGGCAATGTCTCGGCCCGCACGCTGGCCGGCGACGGCCTGCTCGACATATTGTCGTCCGACTACATTCCCTTCAGCCTGATCCAGTCGGCCTTCTTCCTCGGCGACGTCGTCGAGGGCATTTCCCTGCCGCAGGCGGTTGCGATGGTGTCGAAGAATCCGGCCGAGGCGATCGGCCTAAACGACCGCGGCGTCATCGAACAGGGCCGCCGCGCCGACCTCGTGCGTGTGCGCGTCGACGACCATGTGCCGGTCGTGCGCACTGTCTGGCGCCAAGGGCGCCGGGTCGCCTGA
- a CDS encoding DUF1045 domain-containing protein, whose protein sequence is MRYAIYFTPRQDEPLARIAANWLGRDPFGAATRPVEAVGELSAAEVAFHTASARRYGFHATLKAPFRLAANETESSLRAALDAFAEATPTVTIPRLVVSQIDGFFALLPEGPLPPLNRFADDVVLSFDRFRAPLTEAEIERRSPDSLKPAEFRNLCQWGYPYVFETFRFHMTLSGRAGPQESQRLRAAIDSLFADVLQQPVLVDALTLFVETEPGAPFMVLSHHALGRRAARKTA, encoded by the coding sequence ATGCGCTACGCCATTTATTTCACCCCGAGGCAGGACGAACCGCTGGCGCGGATCGCCGCCAACTGGCTGGGCCGCGACCCCTTTGGCGCCGCCACCAGGCCGGTCGAGGCGGTGGGCGAGCTGTCGGCGGCCGAAGTCGCCTTTCACACCGCATCGGCGCGGCGCTACGGTTTTCATGCGACGCTGAAAGCGCCCTTCCGGTTGGCCGCCAACGAAACCGAAAGCTCGTTGCGCGCGGCGCTGGACGCCTTTGCCGAAGCAACGCCGACGGTCACCATCCCGCGCCTGGTCGTCAGCCAGATCGATGGTTTCTTCGCTTTGCTGCCGGAAGGCCCGCTGCCGCCGCTCAACCGTTTCGCCGATGATGTCGTGCTTAGCTTCGACCGTTTTCGCGCGCCGCTCACCGAGGCCGAGATCGAGCGGCGCAGCCCGGATTCGCTGAAGCCGGCCGAGTTCCGCAATCTCTGCCAGTGGGGCTATCCCTATGTGTTTGAGACCTTTCGCTTCCACATGACACTGTCCGGCCGGGCCGGGCCGCAGGAAAGCCAACGTCTGCGCGCGGCAATTGACAGCCTGTTCGCCGATGTGCTGCAGCAGCCGGTGCTGGTGGATGCGCTGACGCTGTTCGTCGAAACCGAACCGGGCGCTCCGTTCATGGTGCTTTCGCATCATGCGCTCGGCCGCCGCGCTGCCCGAAAAACCGCCTGA